The genomic window ACCTTTTCCATGAATTGTAGGTACTTTAAATAATACTGAACCAATTAGATTTTTGTCATAGTTATCTAAAATACGATATTCTCCACGACGTGTTGTTTGTTTGAAGTCATCGAAGTTGAATTTGTTTGCTAGAATGTCAGCATAGTGTCCAGCAGCATTAACAACTTTTTTCGCTACCACTTTATCAGTTCCATTAAGTGTTAATGTAAATTCATTATTTTCATATTTGATATCTGTAACCTCTGCACTTACTTTTAATTCTGTTCCATTTTGTTTTGATGCTCCTAAAAGTGCTTTAGTTGCTTCGACTGGGTGAATGGCAACTGACGAAGTACATAATAAAGCACCTAAAACATCTGGATTAACATTAGGTTCTTTTTTAAGGACTTCTTCTTTTGTAAGAACTTTTAAGTCTTTAGGATCAAGTTTGTTTACTAACCCACGATCATATAACATGTGAACATGTTTCATTTCTTCTTCATTGAATGCTAAGATTAATGAGTCGATTTTAACTCTAGGGAATTTTAAGTGTTTAAATCAATCTGTTTGTCACTTAATATTTCCTGATAAGTTTAATTTAGCTTCAATTTTGTGTGGTTCAGGATCAAAACCTCCGTGAATTAATCCTGAGTTACCTAATGAAGTTTCATCAGCAACTTTTGGATTTTTTTCAACAACTAGCACATCAAGTTTATATCTTGACAACTCGTAAGCGATAGATGCTCCGATGATACCAGCTCCTATAATAACTACATCATATTTTTTCATTTTTTAATCTCCTCGTATGTTTGATTACATTAATATTTTAATGAAATCATTTTCATTTTTTGCAAAAAAAGTAAAATTTCCACATTTGTGGAACGCTCTTTTAATTCTAAAAAAACTTTAAATACGCTATCATTTTAAATATAGGATTATAACAAGGAGAGAAATGCAACATATAAAAATAAATTGCCCAAAATGTAATACAACAATTGAATTAACAGAGAAAGTTGAGAATGAAATTTATAATTTTTTCTATGAGAATTCAAGTAAAAAAATAAAAGAAGAAATCAATGAAAGTTTAAAACTTAAATATGAAACAGAGTTACAAAGAGAAAAAAATAATGAATTTCAAAAATTTAGTGAGCAACTTAAAAAAGTTGAATCAGAAAAAAATGACTTATTGAATAAAATAAATGAACTAGAAATTAAAAATCAAGCCTCTGATGAAAGATATTCACTAATTTTAAAAAATAAAGAAAACCAACAAAAGAATGAATTGAATGAATTGACGAATAAATTAGAAAAAGAGAAAAATATAGAAGTTCAAAAAATTAGTGATCAATTGAAAGAACTTGAATCAGAAAAAAATAATTTATTAAACAAAATAAACGAATTAGAAATTAAAAATAACAGTATTGACGAGAAGTATTCATTAATTCTTAAAGATAAAGAAAATCAACAAAAATCCGAACACAAAGAAGCTCTTATTAAGTTAGAAAAAGAAAAAAATATTGAATTACAAAAAATTAATGAGCAAATCAGCAAAATTAAAATAGAAAAAAATGATTTGCTAAATAAAATTAATGAGTTGCAAAATAAAAACAGTAGTATGGATGAAAAATACTCATTAATTCTTAAAGAAAAAGAAAATGAATTCAAAATAAAATTAAATGACGAAATTAATCAAATTCAAAATGAAAATAAACATAAAATCGAATCATTAAACGAAGAAAAAAACAAATTAATTTTGTTAAATCATGATAATGAATTAAAAATTACAAATAAATTTAATGAAATGTTAAATGAAAATTTAAATAAAGAAAAAGAAAAATACGAAAAACTAATTAATGATAAAGATGCTGAAATAACTCAAATTAAAATGGTGAATACTAAATTAACTGAGGAAATTGCAAGAGTTAATGAAATTCAAAAAAATGAACTGAATACTTCAAAAGTTTACGGTATTTCAACCTATGGCGGTACCTTGGAAGAATATTGTAAAGATAAATACATGGAAGAATGTGATTTTGAAATTCAAAGGTACTCTACATTTGAAAAAGATACAAAGCTTGATGAAGAAAATGAAAAAGGTGATTTTATTTATCGTTTATTTTTGGATGAGGACAAAAAAATTGAAGTTACTTCGATTATGTTTGAGATGAAACGTATGATGAGTAATGAAAATAGAAAAAATACAAGTTTTTTAGAAAAGTTAGATAGAAATCGTAAAAGTAAAAAATGTAAATATGCTGTTTTAGTAACTACTTATGAGCCTGAAAATGAGATTTATAATAATGGTTTTAAGGATATGAGTGGACTTTATGAAAACATGTATGTAATTCGTCCAAAACAAATTGTTGAATTTATTAAATTTATTGTTAAATTCGAAAGAGATTATTACAAACTCAAATTAAAAGAAAAAGAAAATGATGATTATAACGTTTCACTTTTAGAATTAGAAAAAAATATTCATCAACGTGTTGAAAGTATCTTAACAACTTCTGGTAGATTGGATAGTAACTTAAATAAAATGGAAGATGAAATTGATTCAGCAATTAAAAAGCTTGAAGAAGTTAAAAAGGTATTTAATATATTCAAAAATAGATTTTATAGCGAACTTCCTAATAAATTGAATGACTTAGAGTTAAGTAAAATAGTAACTGCTAAAAGTTATCCATTATTGCATAAAAAACTTAAAGAAGAAAAAGCAAATGCTAAGAACATCGCTGAAATAATTGAAGAGGAATAAAAAATAAGTTGACAAATAAATGTCAACTTTTTCATTTATAATTTTGAAAAACTTTTGGTTAAAAGAGTTTCTTCTAGAAGTTGTTCAAGTGTGATGTTTTCATTATTTGTAGCTGTTGCAGCCATTAGTGACTCAACAAAAGGCGCGTCAACTAAAACAACTTTTTCATCACCTATCATTTCAACCGCCATTTGCGAACTCATAAGCGATGAACCGATTTCACAGAAAACCAAAACACCATCACCTTCGTTAACAGAATTAATAGATTCAATGACCTTTTGAACATCAGTTCCAAAACCATCACTATCAACCAAACCTGCTGCATTAACAATTTTGAATTCACTATTTTTCATAATTGAAGCAAGTTCAATTGCCGATTCAGCTAGTTTTTTACTGTGACTTACCACAACAAAATTAATCATTATAATTCTCCACTAAAGTTTCTAATATGTAATACATACTTTGTGAACCGGGATCAACTATTCCAACAGAACGTTCACCAAGATAACTTGCTCTTCCTTTGGTTGCTGGTTTATTCTTTATTGATTCTTTTGAATCATAAGCAACTTTTAATGCTTTTTCTAAGGCTGATTTACTATTTTCACCTTTTTGAAGTAATTCATCAAAAGTTTTAGCAAATGGTTCTAAAACATCTAACATTGTTTTTTCACCAACAGCAGCTTTACCACGCATTTTAATTCCTTCAGCAGCTGCTAAAAGCATTTTGTTTAATTCAGTTTCTTTTGCCATTCTCATGAATGCAGTAGCTAAAAGTGGTCCAGAACTTCCACCAACTTTACTCATCATTATCATTGAACATGAGTTCAGTAATTCAGTGGTAGTTTTATTAGAACTAGATTCTAAAATAGGTAATAATTCATGAAAACCACGTTTTAAGTTTGTTCCGTGATCACCATCTCCAATTTGTCTATCTAAATCTGTTAGTTCTTCTTCATGCATTTCAATTTTAGAAGCTATTTTTTTAAGAATATCAATTAATTCTTGAGTTGTAACAATTTTATTCATTAGTTTATCTTTCTACAATATTTAATTAAAATAAATTGTTTTTAATGTCGAAGTCTAAATATTTTTTTGTTTTTTCACTTAATTTAAGAACTGTGATTGAAAATCCAGGCATTTCAAGTGATGTCATGTAATTTCCAACAAGATTCTTGTGAATTTTAATCTTTTTACTTTCTAAGTATTTGTTTACATCATTATTAATTACATAAAGTTCCATAAGTGTTGTAGCACCAAGACCGTTTACTAAAACACAAATTTCATCATTTTCTTTTACTTTAGAGTGTTCTAATAGTTTATCTAACATATATTTAACATGTTCTTCAGAACTTTTAATTTTTTCTTTATGAGTACCAGGCTCTCCATGGATTCCTAGTCCCATTTCAATTTCATCTTCAGCAAGTTCAAATGATTTTTTACCAGAAGCAGGAACTGTACATCCACCTAAACTCATTCCTAGAGTAGCTGTATTGTCAACAACTTCTTGAGCAATTTGAGTTACATACTCTAAATCATGACCATCTTCTGCAGCTGAACCAGCAATTTTATGAACTAAAACTGTACCAGCAACACCTCTTTTTCCAACAGTATATAAACTGTTTTCAACAGCTATATCATCATTTACAATAACACTTTTAACGTTAATATTTCCCATTTGAGCAAAATCTGCAGCCATTTCAAAGTTCATAACGTCTCCGGTATAGTTTTTAACAACTAAAAGAACACCTTTTTCATTTCCAACTTCTTTAATAGCAGCTAAAACTTGATCTGGTGTAGGTGAAGTAAATACTTCTCCAGAAACAGCAGCATCAAGCATACCATATGTAACATATCCTGCGTGAGCTGGCTCATGTCCAGCACCACCTCCAGAAATTAATGTAACTTTATTAGCTTTATTTTTTCTAACAATAACATTATATCCTTCAAGTTTATAAATATTAGGGTTAGATTTAGCTAAACCTTCAAGCATTTCTGGAACAACATTTTCCACTTTATTTAATAATTTTTTCATAATCCCTCCGATATATAATTAATTATATAAGTTTATTACTCTTAAAATAACATTTCCATATTTTTCACACATCTACTTTATCACTAATATATCTGTTAATACCATTTTAATATGGTGAAAAAACTTAAAATGTACTTTTATTGACTAAAAAAGTAATTACTTTCTAACTAGTTTAAATACACCGAAGTTTACGCCAATATCTAATAATAACTGATTATTATTAATTGTAATATTACGTTTCATTTCTGGATGAATATCTTCAATGTTAAAATCTTGATTAATTTGAATTATAGGTTTGATTTTATTAAATACATTTTCAACTAAAACTAATAAATATTCATTATCAGATAGTTTTCTAACAGTGTAATATTCAGCAAAACTATTTGTTAAATCGTCGTTAATGTGACTTAAAACTTCGCTTGGATTTACTATATATTCAACATTTGTTTCACGTAGTTGAATAAATTCTTTTCTAAGTTTATTTATATCACTTGCAATACTGTAAATTGAGTTTTTATCTTTGATTATTTCTTCAGGCGAACTTAAGTTTTTTATTGAATGAGTGTAGATGTGTGAACTATTAATTCCTGAACGGCGTTCATAAAAATCAACTTGATATTTATCATTTTTTCAATTAAATGCCTCACGAACGTATTGATCACCACTACCTTTATGTCCATTCATCATTAATTCATCACCATGGTAAATTATTGGATTTCCACCTTTAGTTAGCATATTTAATAAGTTTACACTGTAGTAATTTTTTAAAATATCATTTACAAATCCATTTTCATCGATTTGTCTTCCTGAATAAAATTCACGGTTAATTTTTTGTATTCAACGTACCCGATCGTGATTGTCAATACTTGGAAGTCAAAGCGAATTATATGGTAAATATTCTTTGACTAACTTTTCAGTATTAGATGAGATAAAAGTTGAAGAATTTGAAGCATAATTAATCCCATCAAGTACACCATTAAGAGCTTTATTGTTTTGTTTATCCATGAAATACACTTTTGCATCAGCTGGATTTCCTCATCATTCACCAAACATAATTAACTCTTTATCACTTCTTTGTTCTGCTGTTTCAGAAATAACTGACTCAGAATTTTTTCTAAGTTGAGCAAAAATTGAAGCAATTTTACTTCCATCATCTCTACTTTCGTGTTGATTTTCAGAATTAAAGAAATGATAAAAAGCATCATATCTAAATCCATCGACACCTTTTTTAGCTCAGAATGATTGAATATTAATTAATTCTTGAATAACTTCAG from Mycoplasma anserisalpingitidis includes these protein-coding regions:
- the dhaL gene encoding dihydroxyacetone kinase subunit DhaL; amino-acid sequence: MNKIVTTQELIDILKKIASKIEMHEEELTDLDRQIGDGDHGTNLKRGFHELLPILESSSNKTTTELLNSCSMIMMSKVGGSSGPLLATAFMRMAKETELNKMLLAAAEGIKMRGKAAVGEKTMLDVLEPFAKTFDELLQKGENSKSALEKALKVAYDSKESIKNKPATKGRASYLGERSVGIVDPGSQSMYYILETLVENYND
- the dhaM gene encoding dihydroxyacetone kinase phosphoryl donor subunit DhaM, with the protein product MINFVVVSHSKKLAESAIELASIMKNSEFKIVNAAGLVDSDGFGTDVQKVIESINSVNEGDGVLVFCEIGSSLMSSQMAVEMIGDEKVVLVDAPFVESLMAATATNNENITLEQLLEETLLTKSFSKL
- the dhaK gene encoding dihydroxyacetone kinase subunit DhaK — encoded protein: MKKLLNKVENVVPEMLEGLAKSNPNIYKLEGYNVIVRKNKANKVTLISGGGAGHEPAHAGYVTYGMLDAAVSGEVFTSPTPDQVLAAIKEVGNEKGVLLVVKNYTGDVMNFEMAADFAQMGNINVKSVIVNDDIAVENSLYTVGKRGVAGTVLVHKIAGSAAEDGHDLEYVTQIAQEVVDNTATLGMSLGGCTVPASGKKSFELAEDEIEMGLGIHGEPGTHKEKIKSSEEHVKYMLDKLLEHSKVKENDEICVLVNGLGATTLMELYVINNDVNKYLESKKIKIHKNLVGNYMTSLEMPGFSITVLKLSEKTKKYLDFDIKNNLF
- a CDS encoding alpha-amylase family glycosyl hydrolase — protein: MNKKIIKKSLIGISTLGLSLPLITLSCNESKNSKLWGDDNFNKKINLSNLTYSDELENVKFIAPFNKQVTPSNTFYQLITYAFADGNNDGIGDFIGLTENLDYFVNLGIDTLYLSPVHPASSYHGYDVIDYTDVAAELGGMEAFDNFLIKAHEKGIRVIIDLVFNHTSYEHPWFQKALQGDPKYEKYYNFYEPKSNQSETKYGIDDSSLRNLFFNVDKSIQPTNKHYVAEFWGGMPDLNLDNPEVIQELINIQSFWAKKGVDGFRYDAFYHFFNSENQHESRDDGSKIASIFAQLRKNSESVISETAEQRSDKELIMFGEWWGNPADAKVYFMDKQNNKALNGVLDGINYASNSSTFISSNTEKLVKEYLPYNSLWLPSIDNHDRVRWIQKINREFYSGRQIDENGFVNDILKNYYSVNLLNMLTKGGNPIIYHGDELMMNGHKGSGDQYVREAFNWKNDKYQVDFYERRSGINSSHIYTHSIKNLSSPEEIIKDKNSIYSIASDINKLRKEFIQLRETNVEYIVNPSEVLSHINDDLTNSFAEYYTVRKLSDNEYLLVLVENVFNKIKPIIQINQDFNIEDIHPEMKRNITINNNQLLLDIGVNFGVFKLVRK
- a CDS encoding DUF2130 domain-containing protein, with translation MQHIKINCPKCNTTIELTEKVENEIYNFFYENSSKKIKEEINESLKLKYETELQREKNNEFQKFSEQLKKVESEKNDLLNKINELEIKNQASDERYSLILKNKENQQKNELNELTNKLEKEKNIEVQKISDQLKELESEKNNLLNKINELEIKNNSIDEKYSLILKDKENQQKSEHKEALIKLEKEKNIELQKINEQISKIKIEKNDLLNKINELQNKNSSMDEKYSLILKEKENEFKIKLNDEINQIQNENKHKIESLNEEKNKLILLNHDNELKITNKFNEMLNENLNKEKEKYEKLINDKDAEITQIKMVNTKLTEEIARVNEIQKNELNTSKVYGISTYGGTLEEYCKDKYMEECDFEIQRYSTFEKDTKLDEENEKGDFIYRLFLDEDKKIEVTSIMFEMKRMMSNENRKNTSFLEKLDRNRKSKKCKYAVLVTTYEPENEIYNNGFKDMSGLYENMYVIRPKQIVEFIKFIVKFERDYYKLKLKEKENDDYNVSLLELEKNIHQRVESILTTSGRLDSNLNKMEDEIDSAIKKLEEVKKVFNIFKNRFYSELPNKLNDLELSKIVTAKSYPLLHKKLKEEKANAKNIAEIIEEE
- the glpO gene encoding type 2 glycerol-3-phosphate oxidase; this encodes MKKYDVVIIGAGIIGASIAYELSRYKLDVLVVEKNPKVADETSLGNSGLIHGGFDPEPHKIEAKLNLSGNIKWQTDWFKHLKFPRVKIDSLILAFNEEEMKHVHMLYDRGLVNKLDPKDLKVLTKEEVLKKEPNVNPDVLGALLCTSSVAIHPVEATKALLGASKQNGTELKVSAEVTDIKYENNEFTLTLNGTDKVVAKKVVNAAGHYADILANKFNFDDFKQTTRRGEYRILDNYDKNLIGSVLFKVPTIHGKGVIVAPTLDGHYLVGPTAEEGVPREDTRLVTREKYDYIGEIGKKIVPSLKLDRTIMTLSGSRPIDVETNDFVIRKSKNNPHFVLAAGMQSPALSSAPSIAEEIVKLLELKLEKREDFKPDYEIDVF